The Burkholderia sp. NRF60-BP8 genomic sequence AGAGCTCCGGGATCGGTGCGGTCGGCGGCGCGGCCGCCGGCGGCCTGCTCGGCAACCAGTTCGGTCACGGCAACGGCCGCACCGCGATGACGATCATCGGCGCGCTCGGCGGCGGTCTCGCCGGCAACCAGGTCGAGAAGCAGGTGCGCGCGGAAACGGACTATCAAGTGCAAGTGCAGATGGAAAGCGGCGCAACGCGCACGTTCACGTACCACAACCCGCCGCCGTTCGGTCAGGGCCAGCGCGTGCGGATCGAGAACGGCACGCTGGTCGGCGCGTAAGCACCTGCGCGTCATCGCCGACGCCCCCGCCCGCGCATCGTGCGCGGGCAGTCCGCCCAAAACGAAAACGGCTCGCGAGCAAACGCTCACGAGCCGTTTTTCATGGGCGCGGCGTGCGCCGTTGCAGCGCATGCCGTGACCGGTCGGTCAGTCTTCGTCGTCGAAATCCGATTCGTCGATCCAGTGCGCCTGGATCGCCTCGAGGATCTTCTCGCCGGAGTGCGCGGGATCGTCGGCGAAGCCGTCGAGTTCGAGCACCCACTGGCGCAGATCGACGAAGTTGATCCGCTGCGGGTCGATGTCCGGGTACTTTTCCGCCAGCGCAATGGCTATTTCACGCGAATCGGTCCATTTCATCGCCTGCCTCCGGTTCCTGTCAGTGATTTTCCTTCGCGTGGTTGATCGAGTACTTCGGAATCTCGACCACCAGGTCCGAATCTTCCTTCACGATCGCCTGGCACGACAGGCGCGACGTCGGCTCGAGGCCCCACGCCTTGTCCAGCAGATCGTCCTCATCCTCTTCGGACGGCTCGAGATCGTTGAAACCCTCGCGAATCACCACGTGGCACGTCGTGCACGCGCACGACTTCTCGCACGCATGTTCGATCTCGATCCCGTTGTCGAGCAGGTTGTCGCAAATACTCTTGCCGGGCGTCGCGTCGATCACTGCGCCGTCCGGGCACAGTTCGACGTGAGGCAGCACCACCAGTTGAGGCATGTCCGTTCCGTCAGTCAGGGTGCGGCGGCTAGCGCCGCACGGTTCAATATCGCGCGGGCCGTCGCCGGCCCGCGTGCAGGTCGTTCGTTCAGATCTCGTCGAGGCGCCGGCCCGACAGCGCGCGCTTGATGCTCTTGTCCATCCGGCGCGCGGCGAACTCGTCGGTGCCGTCGGCGAGCGTCTTCGTCGCCGTTTCGATCGCGTCCGCATCGTCGCCCTGCGCGACCGTGCGCAGCGCCGCGACGAGCGTGTCGATCTGCGCGCGTTCAGCGTCGTCGAGCAGCTCGCCGTCGACGGCCAGCGCCGCCTGCGTCGCCTCGATCATCCGCTCGGCCTCGACCTGCGCTTCGCGCAGCGCACGTGCGCGCATGTCGATCTCGGCGGTCTTGAAGCTGTCCTCGAGCATCTTCGCGATGTCGTCGTCGGCAAGGCCGTACGACGGCTTCACGACGACCGACGCTTCGACACCCGAATGCTGCTCGCGTGCGAACACCGACAGCAGCCCGTCCGCATCCACCTGATACGTCACGCGGATGCGCGCCGCACCGGCCGTCATCGGCGGAATGCCGCGCAGCTCGAAGCGCGCGAGCGACCGGCAGTCGGCGACGAGCTCGCGCTCGCCCTGCACGACGTGAATCGCCATCGCGGTCTGGCCGTCCTTGAAGGTCGTGAATTCCTGCGCACGCGCGATCGGAATCGTCGAGTTGCGCGGAATGATCTTCTCGACGAGGCCGCCCATCGTCTCGACACCGAGCGACAGCGGAATCACGTCGAGCAGCAGCCAGTCGTCGCCGGTGCCGCGATTGCCCGCGAGCAGGTCGGCCTGGATCGCCGCGCCGAGCGCGACGACCTGATCCGGATCGAGGTTCACGAGCGGCGGCTGGCCGAAATACCTGGCAACCGCATCGCGGATCACCGGCATGCGCGTCGCGCCGCCGACGAGCACGACACCCTTGATGTCGGCCGGCGTGACCTGCGCATCGCGCAGCGCCTTGCGGGTCGGCCCGAGCGTGCGCTGCACGAGCGGCTCGACGAGCGACGCGAACGTGTCGTGCGAAATCGTCTGCACCAGATGCGCACCGTTCGACAGCGTCACGTCGAGCGCTGCCTGCGGCGCGAACGACAGCGCCTCCTTCAGCCCCCGCACGCGATCGAGCAGCAGGCGCACGTCTTCGGGCGCGAGCGTCTTCGCGTCGATACCGGCCTGCGCGAGCACGTGATCGAACAGCGCGTGATCGAAATCGTCGCCGCCGAGCGCCGAGTCGCCGCCCGCCGCCAGCACTTCGAACACGCCCTTCGTCAGCTTCAGGATCGACAGGTCGAACGTGCCGCCGCCGAGGTCGTACACCGCGTAAAGGCCTTCGGCCGCGTTGTCGAGACCATAGGCGATCGCCGCGGCGGTCGGTTCGTTCAGCAGGCGCAGCACGTTGAGGCCCGCGAGACGCGCGGCATCCTTGGTCGCCTGGCGCTGCGCGTCGTCGAAGTACGCGGGCACCGTGATCACCGCGCCGACCAGCTCGTCGCCGAGCGAATCCTCGGCGCGATAACGCAGCGTCGCGAGAATTTCGGCCGATACTTCGACCGGGCTCTTCACGCCGTCGACCGTGCGGATCTGCACCATGCCCGGCGCATCGACGAATTCGTACGGCGCGTTCGCCGCGCCTTCGACTTCGGCCTTGCCGCGGCCCATGAAGCGCTTGACCGACACGATCGTGTTGCGCGGATCGGTCGCGGCCTGCTCCTTCGCTTCGTGGCCGATGCGGCGGCCGCCCTTCTCGAGGTAACGGACCACCGACGGCAGCAGCACGCGGCCCGCTTCGTCCGGCAGTACTTCAGGCACGCTGTTGCGCACGGCGGCGACGAGCGAGTTCGTCGTGCCGAGATCGATCCCGACGGCGAGCCGCCGCTGGTGCGGCGCCGGCGCCATGCCCGGTTCGGAAATTTGCAGTAAAGCCATCTTGGTTCGTTCGGGCGCTCGGCCCGTTTGCTGCGCGTGCCGCAAGGCACGCGGTTAAGTTTCGAGGCGCTCGATCTGCGCGCCCACTTCCGACGCGACCCGTTCGATGAACATCAGCTGACGCACGGCTTCCGCGGCGGCCTGATCGGCACCGCTGTCGAGCAGCGTGCCGAGGCGCTCGACGCGCACGCGCTTCTCGTCGCGCAACTCGGCGAGCAATGCATCGAGCGCGTCGACGTTGCGGGCGGCCGCGGCATCCTCGATGCCCTCGCGCCACTCCATCTGCTGCATCAGGAATGCAGGCTCCATCGCGGTGTTGTTTTCCGCGCCGATGTCGACGCCGCGCAGCGACAGCAGATAGGACGCGCGCTTCAGCGGATCGCGCAGCGTGCGGTACGCCTCGTTCGCGCGGGTGGCCCATTGCATCGCGATGCGCTTTTGCGCGTCGCCGGCCGCCGCGAAGCGGTCAGGATGCACCTGCGTCTGCACCGTCCGGTAGGCGGCGTCGAGCGCCGCCTCGTCGAGCGCGAATTGCGCCGGCAGGTGAAACAGATCGAAATGGCTGTCTTTCAGCGAAACCATCGTCGCGTTGAATTCCGGTTCGTCGCGCGGCAAACGCCGCACATTAAAAAGGCGGCCCGTGCCGCCTCTTGCCCGCATCGCGCGGAGGGAGCCGCGTCACACGCGGAACGATTCCCCGCACCCGCACTCGTCCTTCACGTTCGGGTTGTTGAACTTGAATCCTTCGTTCAGGCCTTCGCGGGCGAAGTCGAGCTCGGTGCCGTCGATATAGGCGAGGCTCTTCGGATCGACGACCACCTTCACGCCATGGCTCTCGAACACCTGATCCTCGGGAGCGAGCTCGTCGACATACTCGAGCTTGTACGCGAGCCCCGAGCACCCGGTCGTGCGAACGCCAAGCCGCAGGCCCACCCCCTTGCCGCGACGGACGAGGTATTTCTGGACGTGCTGTGCTGCTTTTTCGGTCAGTGTAATTGCCATGATGTCCTTGCCGCGGCGCGCCGTCGGGCCCGCCGCGTTCCCTTCCAAGCGCCCCCGAATCTGTCGCTTCGCGCGAGGCGCCCCTGGGGGTCAATCAAACTTGGGGCGGCCCGGCGTTGTATCGAGAAGCCGTGCGATCCCGGTCAGGCCGCTGCCTGATCGCTTTCCTTCGCGTCGTGGCGCTTCTTGTAGTCGGCCACGGCTGCCTTGATCGCGTCTTCCGCGAGGATCGAGCAGTGAATCTTCACCGGCGGCAGCGCGAGTTCTTCCGCGATCTGCGTGTTCTTGATCGCGAGCGCCTCGTCGAGCGTCTTGCCCTTCACCCATTCGGTGACGAGCGAGCTCGACGCGATCGCCGAACCGCAGCCGTACGTCTTGAACTTCGCGTCTTCGATCACGCCGTCCGCGCCGACGCGGATCTGCAGCTTCATCACGTCGCCGCACGCCGGCGCGCCGACCATGCCCGTGCCGACCGCGTCGTCGTCCTTCGCGAACGAACCGACGTTACGCGGGTTTTCGTAGTGATCCAGAACCTTGTTGCTGTAAGACATGACTCAGACTCCTTGACTCGTTGCGTCTGCGTGCGCGAATCCGCCCGCGCGTGTGTTCAATGCGGTGTTCAGTGTGCGGCCCATTCGATCGTCGACAGATCGATGCCTTCCTGGTGCATTTCCCAGAGCGGCGACAGCTCGCGCAGCTTCGCGATCTTGCTGTTCAGCAGCTCGATCACGTAGTCGACTTCCTGCTCCGTCGTGAAGCGGCCGACCGTGAAGCGGATCGAGCTGTGCGCAAGCTCGTCGTTGCGGCCGAGCGCGCGCAGCACGTACGACGGCTCCAGCGACGCCGACGTGCACGCGGACCCCGACGACACCGCGACGTCCTTGATCGCCATGATCAGCGACTCGCCTTCGACGAAGTTGAAGCTGATGTTGAGGTTGTGCGGGATACGGTGCTCCATGTCGCCGTTCACGTACGTTTCCTCGATCTGCGACAGGCCGCGCAGCAGCTTGTCGCGCAGCATGCGGATGCGCTCGTTCTCGGTCGCCATTTCTTCGCGCGCGATGCGGAACGCTTCGCCCATGCCGACGATCTGGTGCGTCGGCAGCGTGCCCGAACGCATCCCGCGCTCGTGGCCGCCGCCGTGCATCTGCGCTTCGATGCGCACGCGCGGCTTGCGGCGCACGTACAGCGCGCCGATGCCCTTCGGGCCGTACGTCTTGTGCGCGGAGAACGACATCAGATCGACCTTCAGCTTCGCGAGGTCGATCTCGACCTTGCCGGTCGCCTGCGCGGCGTCGACGTGGAACACGATGCCCTTTTCGCGGCAGATTTCGCCGATCGTCTCGATGTCCTGGATCACGCCGATCTCGTTGTTCACGTGCATCACCGACACGAGGATCGTGTCGGGGCGCAGCGCGGCCTTCAGCACGTCGAGATCGATCAGGCCGTTTTCCTTCACGTCGAGATAGGTGACTTCGAAGCCGTCGCGCTCGAGTTCGCGGCAGGTGTCGAGCACGGCCTTGTGCTCGGTCTTCACCGTGACGATGTGCTTGCCCTTGCCCTTGTAGAAGTTCGCGGCACCCTTGATCGCGAGGTTGTCCGACTCGGTCGCGCCCGACGTCCAGATGATTTCGCGCGGATCCGCGTTCACGAGCGCAGCCACCTGCTCGCGCGCTTCCTCGACCGCGCGCTCCGCGCCCCAGCCGTATGCGTGGCTGCGCGACGCCGGGTTGCCGAACTGCTCGCGCAGGTACGGCACCATCTTGTCGACCACACGCGGATCGACGGGCGTCGTCGCGCTGTAATCCATGTAGATGGGCAGGTGGAGGGTCTGTTGGGTCATCTGTCGCTCCGGATATTCTGTGCAGGGACTATGTGCATTGTTGGGTGGGCGGGCGCGTGCGCGCTCACGAACTCGCGATGTTGAACACCGAATTCGGACCGAGCGGCATCGTGCGCACCGGTTCGGCCGGCGCCGCGACGGGTTCCGGCGTACGCCGGTCGCGCAGCACCGCGGGCGCGCCTTCGCGTGCGCGCTGCTGATCGACGAGATCCTGCAGCGACACGGAATCGAGGTATTCGACCATCTTCTGGTTCAGCGTCGACCACAGCTCGTGCGTCATGCAATGGCCGTCGGGCTGCTTCGAGCCGTCGCACGTGCCTTT encodes the following:
- the iscX gene encoding Fe-S cluster assembly protein IscX — protein: MKWTDSREIAIALAEKYPDIDPQRINFVDLRQWVLELDGFADDPAHSGEKILEAIQAHWIDESDFDDED
- the iscA gene encoding iron-sulfur cluster assembly protein IscA translates to MAITLTEKAAQHVQKYLVRRGKGVGLRLGVRTTGCSGLAYKLEYVDELAPEDQVFESHGVKVVVDPKSLAYIDGTELDFAREGLNEGFKFNNPNVKDECGCGESFRV
- a CDS encoding IscS subfamily cysteine desulfurase, translated to MTQQTLHLPIYMDYSATTPVDPRVVDKMVPYLREQFGNPASRSHAYGWGAERAVEEAREQVAALVNADPREIIWTSGATESDNLAIKGAANFYKGKGKHIVTVKTEHKAVLDTCRELERDGFEVTYLDVKENGLIDLDVLKAALRPDTILVSVMHVNNEIGVIQDIETIGEICREKGIVFHVDAAQATGKVEIDLAKLKVDLMSFSAHKTYGPKGIGALYVRRKPRVRIEAQMHGGGHERGMRSGTLPTHQIVGMGEAFRIAREEMATENERIRMLRDKLLRGLSQIEETYVNGDMEHRIPHNLNISFNFVEGESLIMAIKDVAVSSGSACTSASLEPSYVLRALGRNDELAHSSIRFTVGRFTTEQEVDYVIELLNSKIAKLRELSPLWEMHQEGIDLSTIEWAAH
- the hscA gene encoding Fe-S protein assembly chaperone HscA: MALLQISEPGMAPAPHQRRLAVGIDLGTTNSLVAAVRNSVPEVLPDEAGRVLLPSVVRYLEKGGRRIGHEAKEQAATDPRNTIVSVKRFMGRGKAEVEGAANAPYEFVDAPGMVQIRTVDGVKSPVEVSAEILATLRYRAEDSLGDELVGAVITVPAYFDDAQRQATKDAARLAGLNVLRLLNEPTAAAIAYGLDNAAEGLYAVYDLGGGTFDLSILKLTKGVFEVLAAGGDSALGGDDFDHALFDHVLAQAGIDAKTLAPEDVRLLLDRVRGLKEALSFAPQAALDVTLSNGAHLVQTISHDTFASLVEPLVQRTLGPTRKALRDAQVTPADIKGVVLVGGATRMPVIRDAVARYFGQPPLVNLDPDQVVALGAAIQADLLAGNRGTGDDWLLLDVIPLSLGVETMGGLVEKIIPRNSTIPIARAQEFTTFKDGQTAMAIHVVQGERELVADCRSLARFELRGIPPMTAGAARIRVTYQVDADGLLSVFAREQHSGVEASVVVKPSYGLADDDIAKMLEDSFKTAEIDMRARALREAQVEAERMIEATQAALAVDGELLDDAERAQIDTLVAALRTVAQGDDADAIETATKTLADGTDEFAARRMDKSIKRALSGRRLDEI
- the fdx gene encoding ISC system 2Fe-2S type ferredoxin, with amino-acid sequence MPQLVVLPHVELCPDGAVIDATPGKSICDNLLDNGIEIEHACEKSCACTTCHVVIREGFNDLEPSEEDEDDLLDKAWGLEPTSRLSCQAIVKEDSDLVVEIPKYSINHAKENH
- the hscB gene encoding Fe-S protein assembly co-chaperone HscB produces the protein MVSLKDSHFDLFHLPAQFALDEAALDAAYRTVQTQVHPDRFAAAGDAQKRIAMQWATRANEAYRTLRDPLKRASYLLSLRGVDIGAENNTAMEPAFLMQQMEWREGIEDAAAARNVDALDALLAELRDEKRVRVERLGTLLDSGADQAAAEAVRQLMFIERVASEVGAQIERLET
- the iscU gene encoding Fe-S cluster assembly scaffold IscU, with amino-acid sequence MSYSNKVLDHYENPRNVGSFAKDDDAVGTGMVGAPACGDVMKLQIRVGADGVIEDAKFKTYGCGSAIASSSLVTEWVKGKTLDEALAIKNTQIAEELALPPVKIHCSILAEDAIKAAVADYKKRHDAKESDQAAA